The genomic interval TTAAAAATTGTGGCACGATTGATTATGCTTCGATTGAAGCATATATCGCAAATGATGGATATATGGCGTTAGCTAAAGTACTTCAGAATATGTCTAGTGAAGCAGTAGTTGAAGAAATGAAACAATCTGGTTTACGTGGTCGTGGAGGTGGAGGCTTCCCAACTGGTATTAAATGGCAAGCAGGATTAAACGCACCTGGTAAGGAAAAATATATTGTTTGTAATGCAGATGAAGGAGACCCTGGTGCTTTTATGGACCGAAGTATTCTTGAAGGAGACCCTCATTGTGTTATTGAAGGAATGATGATTGGTGGATATGCAATAGGTTCTACAAAAGGATATGTTTATGTAAGAGCGGAGTATCCTTTAGCTGTTGAGAGATTACAAAATGCGATTATACAAGCAAGAGAAAATGGAATTTTAGGAAAGAATATTTTAGGAAGTGAATTCAATTTTGATCTTGAAATAAGAATTGGTGCAGGGGCATTTGTTTGTGGAGAAGAAACAGCGCTAATGGCATCAATTGAAGGGCGTCGGGGTGAGCCGAGTCAAAAACCACCTTTTCCTTTTGAAAAGGGCTTGTTTGAAAAACCGACGATTATTAATAATGTGGAAACATTTGCGAATGTTCCTCTTATCATCCAAAAAGGAAGTAAATGGTTTAAATGTTTCGGTACTGAAGGTAGTAAAGGGACTAAAGTTTTCGCCTTAGCGGGAGATATCAATAATTCTGGTATTGTTGAAGTACCAATGGGGATTACTTTAGGAGATATTTTATATGATATAGGTGGTGGAATACCTAAAAATAAAAAGTTTAAGGCTGCTCAAACAGGTGGACCATCTGGTGGATGTATTACAAAAGAATTTTTAAATACAAAAGTTGATTATGATAATCTGAAAGAACTTGGAGCAATTATGGGTTCTGGTGGACTCATTAGTATGGATGAAGATACTTGTATGGTTGATATGGCACGATTCTTTATGGAGTTTGTTCAGGAAGAATCTTGTGGAAAATGTGTGCCGTGTCGAGTAGGAACAAAACGAATGTTAGAAATTTTAGAAAGAATTACAAAGGGAGAAGGAAAAGAGGGAGACATTGAACTATTAATAGAGCTTGGTGAGACGATTAAAGAGACAGCAATATGTGGTTTAGGTCAAACAGCTCCTAATCCTGTGTTGAGTACAATTAAGTATTTCAGACAAGAATATGAGGATCATATTAAATACAAGTATTGTGAAGCAGGCGTATGTAGTGATTTATTCTTATCACCATGTCAAAACGCATGTCCAGCTGATATAAATGTACCAGGATATATTGCGCTTATTGCTGAAGGTAGAATTAGAGATGCCTATAATCTCATTAGAAAAGAAAATCCATTCCCAGCGGTATGTGGTCGAGTTTGTACCCATCCATGTGAAAGTAAATGTAGAAGATCTCAATTAGATGAGTCTATCGCGATATCAGATTTAAAACGTTATATTGCGGATGAGGTGTTAAAAGATGATACACCTTATATGGATTTAGTTTTCCCTAAAAAGGGTAAATCAGTTGGTATTATAGGAGCAGGACCATCAGGTTTAACTTGTGGTTATTATTTAGCTCGATTAGGTTATGATGTAGAAGTTTATGAACAGCAACCGGTTGCTGGTGGGGTACTAGCCTTTGGTATTCCGGAATATAGATTACCGAAAGAAATACTTCAAAAAGAAATTAAATTAATAGAACAAGTTGGTGTAAATATTAATTTAAATGTTGAAGTTGGTAAGGATATTACTTTTGATGAATTAAAAGCTAAGCATGATGCAGTTTATATAGCAACAGGAACACAGTTCTCAAGAAAAATTGGTATTCCTGGTGAAGAATTAAAAGGAGTCTATCATGGATTAGATTTCTTAAAAGATGTTCATTTAGATAAGTGTAAACAAGTAGAGGGAAGAGTTGTTGTTATTGGTGGTGGAAATACAGCGATTGATGCAGCGAGAGTAGCCGTTCGTAAAGGTGCTAGTGAAGTTGTTATTTTATACCGTAGAACAATAGGTGACATGCCTGCAGATGAAAGAGAAGTAATAGATGCACAAGAAGAAAATATTAAAATTATTGAATTAGTATCCCCAGTAAAAATTCATGGAACCAATAAAGTTCAAGAAATTGAATGTTTGAAGATGGAATTAGGTGAATTTGATTCTGGTGGAAGACGTAAACCAGTACCTGTTAAGGGAACTGAATTTAGAATTAAGGCGGATATGATTATTCCTGCAGTAAGTCAATACTCAGATTTACCATTTATTAAAAAAGATGAAGTAGAAGTAACAAAATGGGGTACTTTTGTCACTGATAAAGACACTTTAATGACACGTTTAGAAGGTGTATTTGCAGGTGGAGATGTTGCTAGAGGTTCAGATACTGTCATTACAGCAATCGCTGATGGTAAAAAATGTGCCCGTTCAATTGATGTATTCTTAGGTGGTAAAGGCGTATTAAATACAGGTGAAGAAATTGAGATTCCAAAAGGATCAGATGAGGGAGAAATTGTTGAACATGAAAGATTCCCAATGAAGTTTCTTGACCCTAAAGATAGAACATCAAATTTCAAAGAAGTTACCATTGGTTTCCATAAACTAAATGCGATAGCTGAGTCAATGAGATGTTTAAGATGTGATAGGAGGAGATAAAATTGATTAACCTAACAATAAATAATAAAAAGGTTAAGGCAAAAGAAGGGATGACCATATTAGAGGCTGCCAAATATAACAATATTTTAATTCCTCATTTATGCTATCTTGAGGGGGTTCATCAGATTGGTTCTTGTCGAATATGTGTTGTTGAAGTAGAAGGAGCTAAGACACTTCAAGCATCTTGTATGGTTGAAGCTAAAGAAGGTATGGTTATTAAAACAAATTCTAAAAAAGTAAGAGATACCAGAAAAGTATTATATGAATTAATGTTATCGGACCATCCTAAAGATTGTCTTAATTGTTCACGTAATCAAGAATGTGAACTTCAAAAATTAGGAGAGTTGTTACAGGTAGATAATGATCGTTTTGAAGGTGAAAGTTCTAAATCATTTATTGATGATTCTTCACCATCAATTGTAAGAGATACAGCGAAATGTATTTTATGTAGACGGTGTGTAACAGTATGTAATGAGATTCAAGGTGTTGGCATTATGAATGCACAAAACAGAGGATTTAAAACAATTATTGGACCTCCAGAAGAGTTACCGATTAACTCTGTTAACTGTAGTAATTGTGGACAATGTATCGTTGTTTGTCCAGTTGGTGCATTGTATGAAAAAGATTCAATAGATAATGTATGGGAAGCACTATATGATGATAATAAACGTGTTATGATTCAAACAGCACCAGCGATTAGGGCAGCACTTGGTGAGGAATTTGATTATGAACCAGGAACGCTTGTAACTGGTAAAATGGTGTCTGCTTTAAGAGGAATTGGATTTGATGATGTGTTTGATACAAACTTTGCAGCTGACTTAACCAT from Mycoplasmatota bacterium carries:
- a CDS encoding FAD-dependent oxidoreductase; translated protein: MMSKNLIKSMEDLENIKKKFQEQCDKYKFKVLVCGGAGCISSNCYDVKDALIKAVDENNLTNDVFITETGCMGTCDIGPVMLVQPGDIFYTKVEVSDVPEIVASHFINGEIKLDKTYYDSVEERYIPHLYDINYFKQQVKIALKNCGTIDYASIEAYIANDGYMALAKVLQNMSSEAVVEEMKQSGLRGRGGGGFPTGIKWQAGLNAPGKEKYIVCNADEGDPGAFMDRSILEGDPHCVIEGMMIGGYAIGSTKGYVYVRAEYPLAVERLQNAIIQARENGILGKNILGSEFNFDLEIRIGAGAFVCGEETALMASIEGRRGEPSQKPPFPFEKGLFEKPTIINNVETFANVPLIIQKGSKWFKCFGTEGSKGTKVFALAGDINNSGIVEVPMGITLGDILYDIGGGIPKNKKFKAAQTGGPSGGCITKEFLNTKVDYDNLKELGAIMGSGGLISMDEDTCMVDMARFFMEFVQEESCGKCVPCRVGTKRMLEILERITKGEGKEGDIELLIELGETIKETAICGLGQTAPNPVLSTIKYFRQEYEDHIKYKYCEAGVCSDLFLSPCQNACPADINVPGYIALIAEGRIRDAYNLIRKENPFPAVCGRVCTHPCESKCRRSQLDESIAISDLKRYIADEVLKDDTPYMDLVFPKKGKSVGIIGAGPSGLTCGYYLARLGYDVEVYEQQPVAGGVLAFGIPEYRLPKEILQKEIKLIEQVGVNINLNVEVGKDITFDELKAKHDAVYIATGTQFSRKIGIPGEELKGVYHGLDFLKDVHLDKCKQVEGRVVVIGGGNTAIDAARVAVRKGASEVVILYRRTIGDMPADEREVIDAQEENIKIIELVSPVKIHGTNKVQEIECLKMELGEFDSGGRRKPVPVKGTEFRIKADMIIPAVSQYSDLPFIKKDEVEVTKWGTFVTDKDTLMTRLEGVFAGGDVARGSDTVITAIADGKKCARSIDVFLGGKGVLNTGEEIEIPKGSDEGEIVEHERFPMKFLDPKDRTSNFKEVTIGFHKLNAIAESMRCLRCDRRR